A portion of the Pedobacter cryoconitis genome contains these proteins:
- a CDS encoding lactonase family protein, producing MRKLFCLLTATVSFFSAKAQQADYHLVIGTYTAPGKSEGIYVYDFNTPDAAAKFKSVEKNVINPSFLTVTPDRKFVYAVNEDGEKSMVSAFSFDAVAGKLGFLNKQPSKGADPCYLIADDKNVLIANYSGGTIGVFGRTADGSLTPAKQVVKHIGSSVNKGRQSSAHVHMVRFTPDHRYVIANDLGKDKVYTYAYAKGSAHNVLVLKDSIAIKPGSGPRHITFSSNGKFAYLIQEMIAQVTVFSYADGVFKKIQEVSIVAKDFKGENGGSDIQLTADGKFLYASNRGTANTITTFAVESNGQLTNKGQTSTLGNGPRAFVIDPSGNWLLVGHQYTNNVVIFKRDKVTGALKDSGKRIDIGAPVCFEFVAK from the coding sequence ATGAGAAAACTATTTTGTCTGTTAACAGCTACCGTTTCTTTTTTTTCTGCTAAAGCACAACAGGCAGATTATCACCTGGTCATCGGAACTTATACAGCTCCGGGCAAAAGTGAAGGAATTTATGTTTATGATTTTAACACGCCTGATGCCGCTGCTAAGTTTAAGTCTGTAGAGAAGAACGTGATTAATCCAAGCTTCCTTACCGTTACACCGGATCGCAAATTTGTATATGCGGTGAACGAGGATGGTGAGAAAAGTATGGTAAGCGCCTTTAGCTTTGATGCAGTTGCAGGAAAATTAGGTTTTCTAAATAAACAACCTTCCAAAGGTGCAGATCCTTGTTATCTGATCGCAGATGACAAAAATGTATTGATTGCTAACTATAGCGGAGGCACTATCGGTGTTTTTGGCAGAACAGCAGACGGTTCATTGACTCCGGCGAAACAGGTTGTTAAACATATAGGGTCAAGCGTTAACAAAGGCAGACAAAGCAGTGCTCATGTTCACATGGTACGTTTTACGCCTGATCACCGTTATGTGATCGCAAATGATTTAGGAAAAGATAAAGTTTATACTTACGCTTATGCTAAAGGTTCAGCGCATAACGTTCTTGTTTTAAAAGATAGTATCGCTATCAAACCTGGCAGCGGGCCAAGACATATTACCTTTAGCAGCAATGGCAAGTTTGCCTACCTGATCCAGGAAATGATAGCACAGGTAACCGTATTCAGTTATGCTGATGGCGTGTTCAAAAAGATCCAGGAAGTATCTATTGTAGCTAAAGATTTTAAAGGCGAAAATGGAGGTTCTGATATTCAGCTTACTGCTGATGGAAAGTTCTTATATGCAAGTAACAGAGGTACCGCCAATACAATCACCACTTTTGCTGTTGAAAGTAACGGTCAGCTGACTAATAAAGGTCAGACCAGTACTTTAGGCAATGGTCCGAGAGCTTTTGTGATTGACCCAAGTGGTAATTGGTTATTAGTTGGACATCAGTACACCAATAACGTTGTGATTTTCAAACGTGATAAGGTTACTGGCGCATTAAAAGACAGCGGCAAAAGAATTGATATAGGTGCGCCTGTTTGTTTTGAGTTTGTAGCTAAATAA
- the bshA gene encoding N-acetyl-alpha-D-glucosaminyl L-malate synthase BshA, translated as MKIGIVCYPTFGGSGVVATELGKALADEGHQVHFITYSQPARLDFFSANLYYHEVSVRDYPLFDYAPYESALASKLVDVVRFEKLDILHVHYAIPHASAAFMAKQILETYGIFIPFVTTLHGTDITLVGKDPTYKPVVTFSINKSDGVTTVSNDLKEDTNNHFDITNEIRVIPNFIDFSRFSLKPKDHFKKAIAPNNERILIHTSNFRKVKRTADVIKMFRLILNKIPSKLLMVGDGPDRANNEQLCRDLGICDHVRFLGKQDAVEEILSVADLFLMPSETESFGLAALEAMACKVPIITSNAGGLPELNVNGFCGYMSNVGDVDDMAKKAIMILENDEVLNTFKENAFKRAQDFDLKKILPLYVDYYNDIIAKNLALQPA; from the coding sequence ATGAAGATAGGTATTGTTTGTTACCCTACATTTGGCGGTAGTGGTGTTGTCGCTACAGAATTGGGAAAGGCATTGGCCGATGAAGGACATCAGGTCCATTTCATCACCTATAGCCAACCTGCAAGGTTAGACTTTTTCTCTGCTAACCTTTATTACCATGAAGTATCAGTCCGGGATTATCCATTGTTTGACTACGCGCCTTATGAGTCTGCATTGGCCAGTAAACTGGTAGACGTTGTGAGATTTGAGAAGCTGGATATTCTGCATGTACATTATGCAATTCCACATGCTTCTGCTGCCTTTATGGCGAAACAGATCCTGGAAACCTACGGTATTTTCATTCCGTTTGTAACTACGCTCCATGGAACTGATATTACTTTAGTTGGAAAAGACCCAACTTATAAACCAGTGGTTACCTTCTCGATTAATAAATCTGACGGAGTTACTACGGTTTCAAATGACCTGAAAGAAGATACGAACAACCACTTTGATATCACAAATGAGATCAGGGTGATTCCTAACTTTATAGATTTCAGCAGATTCAGCCTGAAACCAAAAGATCATTTTAAAAAGGCTATTGCGCCTAACAATGAGCGGATTTTGATTCATACTTCGAATTTCCGGAAAGTGAAAAGAACGGCAGATGTGATTAAGATGTTCAGATTGATCCTGAATAAAATCCCATCTAAGTTACTGATGGTAGGAGATGGGCCTGACCGTGCGAATAACGAACAGTTATGCCGGGATCTTGGTATTTGTGATCATGTACGCTTTTTAGGGAAACAAGATGCTGTAGAAGAAATCCTTTCAGTGGCTGATTTATTTCTGATGCCCTCTGAGACAGAAAGTTTTGGATTGGCTGCATTAGAGGCTATGGCTTGCAAGGTGCCTATTATTACGTCTAATGCTGGTGGTTTACCAGAATTGAATGTAAATGGTTTCTGTGGCTATATGAGCAATGTAGGTGATGTGGATGATATGGCGAAAAAAGCCATCATGATCCTGGAGAATGATGAAGTGCTGAACACGTTTAAAGAAAATGCATTCAAAAGAGCACAGGACTTTGATCTGAAAAAGATATTACCACTGTATGTAGACTATTACAATGATATTATCGCTAAAAACCTTGCTTTACAACCTGCTTAA
- the tilS gene encoding tRNA lysidine(34) synthetase TilS, whose amino-acid sequence MLLLHNFLDYIRLNTLFHPDQRILLAVSGGKDSVLMAHLFKQGGFKFGIAHCNFGLRAEESQRDERFVSALASQLEVPLYVTHFATKAYAAERKISTQMAARDLRYSWFEELRIQENYNYIAVAHHQDDAIETVLLNLVRGTGIAGLHGILPKRDNLIRPLLFLSRAGIEEVIQRKGYDFVEDSSNASTAYARNKLRLGVIPLLKEINPNLEQTFEHNILRFAETELVLQQTVAGLRTTLLEERKDGVYLSLEKIKALNPKRLLLFELLKVYNFTETVVEELLGSLNKQSGTSFYSASHRITLNRDQLILTTITAEEVYTNKIIHPSDTAITFGNGVIEISYTELLSFENNPQKAFVDADRLIFPIVVRTWQEGDRFMPIGMRNYKKLSDFFIDQKIPLPQKDSIPILVNGNGDVVWVAGLRQDNRYKVTATTKKVVIFEQKLN is encoded by the coding sequence ATGTTACTCTTGCACAATTTTCTGGATTACATCAGGCTCAATACCTTATTCCATCCAGACCAGCGGATTCTTTTAGCGGTTAGCGGAGGAAAAGATTCTGTACTTATGGCCCATCTTTTTAAACAGGGAGGATTTAAGTTTGGAATTGCACATTGTAATTTTGGACTGCGGGCAGAAGAGTCACAAAGAGATGAACGCTTTGTGAGTGCGCTGGCTTCACAGCTTGAAGTACCGTTATATGTTACACATTTCGCCACTAAAGCGTATGCAGCTGAACGTAAAATATCTACTCAGATGGCTGCCAGGGATTTGAGGTATAGTTGGTTTGAAGAATTAAGAATACAGGAAAATTATAATTATATCGCTGTTGCACATCATCAGGATGATGCGATAGAAACAGTATTGCTGAATTTAGTCAGAGGGACAGGTATTGCAGGCTTACATGGTATCCTGCCTAAAAGGGATAACTTAATCAGGCCGCTGCTCTTCTTATCCCGTGCAGGAATAGAGGAGGTCATTCAGCGAAAAGGGTATGATTTCGTAGAAGATAGTTCTAATGCAAGTACTGCTTATGCGAGGAATAAACTAAGACTGGGCGTAATACCGTTACTTAAGGAGATCAATCCTAATCTGGAGCAGACTTTTGAACATAATATTCTTCGTTTCGCAGAAACTGAATTGGTTTTGCAGCAAACTGTTGCCGGGCTCAGGACAACATTGCTGGAGGAGAGAAAAGATGGTGTTTATCTTTCGCTGGAGAAAATTAAAGCGCTGAACCCTAAAAGGCTTCTTTTGTTTGAACTGTTAAAGGTTTATAATTTTACTGAAACTGTAGTGGAAGAGCTGCTTGGTTCTTTAAATAAGCAAAGCGGGACTTCATTTTATAGTGCAAGTCACCGGATTACGCTGAACCGGGATCAACTGATCCTGACCACCATTACAGCTGAAGAAGTTTATACGAACAAGATCATCCATCCTTCGGATACAGCAATCACTTTTGGCAACGGGGTTATTGAAATTTCTTACACTGAGCTGTTATCTTTTGAGAATAATCCGCAGAAGGCATTTGTCGATGCAGACCGGCTGATATTTCCGATAGTGGTCAGAACATGGCAGGAGGGGGATCGTTTTATGCCGATCGGAATGAGAAACTATAAAAAGCTAAGTGATTTCTTTATTGATCAGAAAATACCTCTGCCCCAAAAAGATAGTATTCCAATTCTTGTTAATGGGAACGGAGATGTAGTGTGGGTAGCAGGCTTACGGCAGGACAATAGATATAAAGTAACAGCTACAACAAAAAAAGTCGTTATATTCGAACAGAAATTAAATTAA
- a CDS encoding OstA-like protein, which produces MNAIYSNLTLRIAGILLFFLLPLSLSAQQNAVQTAQQKTKIILQSSERSKIITKTDITYLRKPVFKQDNAILTCDSAVFYTSKNYFEAFNNVHINQADTINIYSDFLTYDGNAKLAHLTSNVRLLDRTSVLTTNVLDYAMASKVGTYVSGGKIVNKDATITSKNGYYFANSRDAYFRYNVLVVTEQSTIKSDTLRYNTLTNWAYFYGPTNIREKDGGNLYTENGAYNTKTTYAYFGKNNLYTSGSKSLKGDSLYYDGRAGYGKAVRNIVFKDTIDKMLMHGQLGYYYKKDQRTLVTKNAYAGMGTSDSILVKEVKRPDSLWLGADTLETQMVLQKTLKLIKGPVIKKDNELGEESREGSKVGSKKAKPGDPKKPVVPAAGNGKNPKVPPLKVILTAKDSVKRDSMLKAKVPIQKIDSIFRKAAELRALDTLQKKAAIAKIDAVIKKGIPVLSKETLKADSLKSGLKADPTVKQAAPPKITPDVKTTDPALKTDTAKLKTAVTKDKTDTSKVKPDAIKVKTDTAKLKTKIKPLLKKTTKDSLPFNPADTVLTRIIKAYHHVNVFKSNMQAKADSLFYTSADSTLRWYKNPIIWSQNSQQTGDTIYLQLRNKKINSVQVISSAFAVNVDPVDSAKFNQIKGKMITGFFKDGTLNSMYVDGNAESVYFTKTDDGKKYDKMNQTISSRIKVNFRKNEISDVVPIKDVEGATTPVADIKQDVILTGFIWKPELRPRSKRDITNPKQVAKPKAVAKATGKPAVKAGVKPGVKTTGKPATKDLKEAAIDAISDQLPGGAGSILKKAAKDIDPQILKKAADSLNLRNTDIPGLKKSADSLKNKVDSLKKKINPLEVIQKVPPKIADTIQKTVPPLVKKIDSLTTQPVPSKKQ; this is translated from the coding sequence ATGAACGCTATATATAGTAATCTAACTTTAAGGATTGCAGGGATTCTCCTGTTTTTCTTGTTACCCTTGTCTCTTTCGGCACAGCAGAATGCAGTTCAAACGGCACAACAAAAAACTAAAATTATCCTTCAAAGTTCAGAAAGAAGTAAGATTATTACAAAAACTGACATCACTTATTTAAGAAAACCAGTCTTTAAACAGGACAATGCTATTCTTACCTGCGATAGCGCCGTCTTTTATACGTCCAAGAATTATTTCGAAGCGTTTAATAATGTGCACATCAATCAGGCAGATACCATCAATATTTATTCAGATTTCCTGACTTATGATGGAAATGCGAAACTTGCCCATTTAACAAGTAATGTTCGTTTGCTGGACAGAACTTCCGTATTAACAACCAATGTACTGGATTATGCCATGGCTTCTAAAGTGGGTACTTATGTGAGTGGTGGTAAAATCGTGAACAAAGATGCCACCATCACCAGTAAAAATGGTTATTATTTTGCCAATAGCAGGGATGCTTATTTCCGTTATAATGTGCTGGTGGTTACCGAGCAAAGTACAATTAAATCTGATACGTTAAGGTATAATACGCTGACCAACTGGGCTTATTTTTACGGCCCCACCAATATCAGGGAGAAAGATGGCGGTAATCTTTATACAGAAAACGGTGCATACAATACGAAAACTACTTATGCCTATTTTGGAAAAAACAACCTGTATACCTCGGGCAGTAAGTCTCTCAAAGGAGATAGTTTGTACTATGATGGCCGTGCTGGTTATGGTAAGGCAGTAAGAAATATTGTATTTAAAGATACTATTGATAAAATGCTGATGCATGGTCAGCTAGGCTATTATTACAAAAAGGACCAGCGGACGTTGGTTACTAAAAATGCTTATGCAGGTATGGGTACCAGTGATTCTATTTTAGTCAAAGAAGTGAAGCGTCCGGATAGCTTATGGCTGGGGGCTGATACATTAGAAACACAAATGGTCCTGCAGAAAACCTTAAAACTGATTAAAGGCCCTGTCATTAAAAAAGACAATGAATTAGGGGAAGAAAGCAGAGAAGGAAGCAAGGTTGGCAGTAAAAAGGCTAAACCGGGAGATCCGAAAAAACCTGTTGTTCCTGCAGCTGGAAATGGTAAAAATCCTAAGGTACCACCTTTAAAAGTCATTTTAACTGCAAAGGATAGTGTAAAAAGGGACAGTATGCTGAAGGCAAAAGTCCCTATTCAGAAAATTGATTCTATCTTCAGGAAAGCAGCGGAACTGAGGGCACTGGATACCTTGCAAAAAAAGGCAGCGATTGCAAAAATTGATGCCGTCATTAAAAAGGGTATTCCTGTTTTAAGTAAAGAAACCTTAAAGGCAGACAGTTTAAAATCAGGTTTAAAAGCTGATCCAACTGTAAAACAGGCTGCTCCACCAAAGATTACGCCCGATGTTAAAACAACTGACCCTGCGTTAAAAACTGATACTGCAAAGCTCAAAACAGCCGTTACAAAAGACAAAACTGATACCTCAAAGGTGAAACCGGACGCTATAAAGGTTAAAACCGATACCGCTAAACTCAAAACCAAGATTAAGCCATTGCTTAAAAAAACAACTAAAGATAGTTTGCCATTTAATCCGGCAGATACTGTGCTTACCCGTATTATCAAAGCTTATCACCATGTGAATGTCTTTAAGTCTAATATGCAGGCTAAAGCAGATTCCTTGTTTTATACCAGTGCGGATTCGACTTTACGCTGGTACAAAAACCCAATTATCTGGTCACAAAATTCTCAGCAGACCGGGGATACTATTTATCTGCAACTAAGGAATAAAAAGATAAACTCTGTACAGGTAATCAGCAGTGCATTTGCCGTTAACGTTGATCCGGTAGATTCTGCCAAATTCAATCAGATTAAAGGTAAAATGATTACTGGTTTCTTTAAAGACGGAACATTAAACAGCATGTACGTGGATGGTAATGCAGAAAGTGTTTATTTCACGAAGACTGACGATGGTAAAAAATATGATAAGATGAATCAGACGATCAGCAGCCGGATTAAAGTTAATTTCCGGAAAAATGAAATCTCAGATGTCGTTCCTATCAAGGATGTCGAGGGGGCAACTACACCTGTTGCCGACATCAAACAGGATGTAATTTTAACAGGTTTTATCTGGAAACCAGAATTAAGGCCGCGTTCCAAAAGAGATATTACCAATCCAAAACAAGTGGCCAAACCAAAAGCTGTGGCAAAAGCAACAGGCAAGCCGGCTGTCAAAGCAGGTGTTAAACCAGGTGTAAAAACAACAGGGAAACCAGCGACAAAAGACTTGAAGGAAGCAGCTATTGATGCCATTTCTGATCAGTTACCGGGCGGGGCAGGCAGTATCCTTAAAAAGGCCGCTAAAGATATTGATCCTCAAATTCTGAAAAAAGCAGCTGATTCTCTGAACCTGAGGAATACGGATATCCCAGGGTTGAAAAAGAGTGCTGATTCCTTGAAGAACAAAGTAGATTCCCTAAAAAAGAAGATTAACCCCTTAGAAGTTATACAAAAAGTACCACCAAAAATTGCCGATACGATTCAGAAAACAGTGCCTCCTTTAGTAAAGAAAATAGATTCTTTAACTACACAGCCTGTTCCTTCAAAAAAGCAATAA
- the rdgB gene encoding RdgB/HAM1 family non-canonical purine NTP pyrophosphatase: MIRQLVFATNNINKTKEVSSLLAGQYEVLNLKDIGCMTDIPETADSFAGNAGLKSRFVVENYQLDCFADDSGLEVEALNNEPGIYSARYAGERGDAANLELVLKKMEGQQNRAARFKTVVSLIQNGEEFLFEGSIQGTLRESRTGEHGFGYDPIFQPDGYQVTFAEMDMAEKNKISHRAIAMRKLIAFLKEQAV, translated from the coding sequence ATGATCAGACAATTAGTCTTTGCTACCAATAATATAAATAAAACAAAAGAAGTCAGCTCTTTATTAGCTGGCCAGTACGAAGTCCTGAACCTGAAAGATATTGGTTGTATGACCGATATTCCAGAGACAGCAGATAGTTTTGCAGGCAATGCAGGTTTAAAGAGCCGGTTTGTGGTCGAAAATTATCAGTTAGACTGCTTTGCAGATGATAGTGGTCTGGAAGTTGAAGCTTTAAACAATGAACCCGGAATATATTCTGCCCGTTATGCTGGTGAGAGAGGGGATGCTGCAAATCTTGAATTGGTTTTGAAAAAGATGGAAGGACAGCAGAACCGCGCTGCACGTTTCAAAACGGTAGTCTCTTTAATTCAAAATGGTGAAGAATTTCTGTTCGAAGGGTCAATCCAGGGTACGCTCCGCGAAAGCCGCACCGGTGAGCATGGCTTCGGTTATGATCCGATTTTTCAGCCAGACGGTTACCAGGTAACTTTTGCTGAAATGGACATGGCAGAGAAGAATAAAATCAGTCACCGCGCAATTGCTATGCGCAAGCTTATTGCTTTTTTGAAGGAACAGGCTGTGTAG
- a CDS encoding peptidylprolyl isomerase has translation MKKILLMASGLLFLFLNVQSQTKSVDKVIAVLGSDVILLSELNQQYVMYLNSGNPVDEKVKCYILQQMLVQHLLKQQANIDSVMVDDKQVDDELDKRMRYQIQRAGGQDKLEEFLNRSVLQYKDELRPDVKDQLQANKMQGTITEKVSITPVEVRKYYDSYKKDSLPDIPAEYEVGEIVINPELTKSEKQRFFDKLDAIRLRVKSGEDFGFLAKTYSEDPGSAPEGGDLGFFDRTMMAKEFTAYAFKLKPGEISPVFETDFGFHVLQVVERRGEQVHARHILIRPQTTPQSLDRAKLHADSVYNNVIANKLSFSAAASLYSSNKESKYNGGMLLFADNVTARTTFIPADKLDPKVFLVVDTMKVGEISRPVPFTAADGKEGYKIILLKSKIAPHKGNLEQDYAKFKEKAQQQKMDRVMSEWFEKRRKSTYIRIDPDYSTCDELKIWTKPLPAETK, from the coding sequence ATGAAGAAAATTTTATTGATGGCAAGCGGATTGCTCTTCTTGTTTTTAAACGTACAATCCCAGACAAAAAGCGTAGATAAGGTGATTGCGGTACTGGGAAGCGATGTAATCCTATTGTCGGAATTAAACCAGCAATACGTAATGTACCTGAATTCAGGGAATCCGGTGGATGAGAAAGTAAAGTGTTACATCCTTCAACAAATGCTGGTTCAACATTTATTAAAACAACAAGCAAATATTGACTCCGTAATGGTGGATGATAAACAGGTGGATGATGAACTGGACAAAAGAATGCGTTACCAGATTCAGCGTGCAGGTGGCCAGGATAAACTGGAAGAATTCCTGAACCGTTCGGTATTACAATATAAAGATGAGCTGAGACCTGACGTTAAAGATCAGCTTCAGGCGAATAAAATGCAGGGGACTATCACTGAGAAAGTGAGTATTACTCCTGTAGAAGTAAGAAAATACTACGATTCTTACAAAAAAGACAGTTTACCAGATATCCCTGCTGAATATGAAGTTGGAGAAATCGTAATTAACCCGGAACTGACTAAATCAGAAAAACAACGTTTCTTTGATAAGCTTGATGCGATAAGATTACGTGTTAAAAGTGGAGAAGACTTCGGATTTTTAGCGAAGACTTATTCTGAAGATCCGGGTTCAGCACCAGAAGGTGGTGATTTAGGATTCTTTGACCGTACCATGATGGCAAAAGAATTTACAGCTTATGCCTTTAAACTAAAACCAGGAGAAATTTCACCCGTATTTGAAACAGACTTTGGATTCCACGTGCTACAGGTTGTAGAACGCAGAGGAGAGCAGGTCCACGCCCGCCACATTCTGATCCGTCCGCAAACTACCCCGCAAAGTTTAGACCGTGCAAAACTACATGCAGACAGTGTTTACAATAATGTAATTGCGAACAAACTAAGCTTCTCAGCAGCAGCATCCCTTTACTCTTCAAACAAAGAATCCAAATACAACGGAGGTATGCTTTTATTTGCAGATAACGTTACTGCGAGAACTACATTCATTCCTGCTGACAAGCTAGATCCAAAAGTGTTCCTTGTGGTAGATACAATGAAAGTAGGTGAAATATCAAGACCAGTACCATTTACAGCAGCTGATGGAAAAGAAGGCTACAAAATTATCCTTTTAAAATCCAAGATCGCACCACACAAAGGTAACCTCGAACAAGATTACGCTAAGTTCAAAGAAAAGGCCCAGCAACAAAAAATGGATCGTGTAATGAGTGAATGGTTTGAAAAAAGAAGAAAAAGCACCTATATTAGAATCGATCCTGACTACTCTACCTGTGATGAGTTAAAGATCTGGACTAAACCATTACCAGCAGAAACGAAATAA
- a CDS encoding AAA family ATPase yields the protein MQYTNDKAAVDALHQFYKDIKNEIGKVVIGQDEAVKSVLISILSNGHCLLVGVPGLAKTLLVQTVADVLDLNFNRIQFTPDLMPGDIIGSEILGEDRNFKFIKGPVFSNIVLADEINRTPPKTQAALLEAMQEKSVTAAGHKHILPKPFFVLATQNPIEQEGTYPLPEAQLDRFMFNVLLTYPTFQEELTIVKNSTGNNPVTLKKLINAEQIEYFQQLIRTIPVTDNVLEYAVKLTGKTRPGTPLATPEINQYVNWGAGPRASQFLILGAKCHAAISGKYSPDIEDVQAVAEAILRHRIVRNYRAEAEGLSIEKIIKNLL from the coding sequence ATGCAGTACACTAACGACAAAGCGGCAGTTGATGCCCTTCACCAATTTTACAAGGATATAAAGAATGAAATTGGTAAAGTCGTTATTGGACAGGATGAAGCTGTTAAATCGGTACTCATCTCCATCCTAAGCAATGGACATTGCTTATTGGTAGGGGTTCCGGGTCTTGCAAAGACACTACTGGTACAAACCGTAGCAGACGTACTGGACCTTAACTTTAACAGAATACAATTTACCCCCGATCTGATGCCAGGGGATATCATTGGCTCAGAAATCTTAGGAGAAGACAGGAACTTTAAGTTCATTAAAGGTCCTGTCTTCTCTAATATTGTTCTCGCTGACGAAATCAACAGAACCCCTCCAAAAACCCAGGCCGCCCTTCTGGAAGCCATGCAGGAGAAATCAGTTACCGCAGCAGGCCACAAACACATTTTACCCAAACCCTTTTTCGTTCTTGCTACCCAGAACCCTATTGAACAAGAAGGTACTTATCCACTTCCCGAAGCACAACTCGACCGCTTCATGTTCAACGTACTGCTTACCTACCCAACCTTCCAGGAAGAACTCACTATCGTTAAAAACTCTACCGGCAACAACCCCGTTACCCTTAAAAAACTAATCAACGCCGAGCAGATTGAATACTTCCAGCAATTGATCCGTACCATTCCCGTAACCGACAACGTACTGGAATACGCTGTAAAACTAACCGGAAAAACCCGTCCCGGAACCCCATTGGCCACCCCTGAAATTAACCAGTACGTAAACTGGGGAGCAGGCCCCCGAGCCTCCCAATTCCTTATCCTCGGAGCCAAATGCCACGCCGCCATCTCCGGAAAATACTCACCAGACATCGAAGACGTACAAGCCGTCGCAGAAGCCATTCTCCGCCACCGTATCGTAAGAAACTACCGTGCCGAAGCCGAAGGCCTCTCCATAGAGAAAATCATCAAGAACCTGCTATAA
- a CDS encoding glycerophosphodiester phosphodiesterase family protein: MMKKYLLFGVAVLCFIQGYSQSFDKQGQRGARGLMPENTIGGMLRALDLGVTTLGMNVVISKDKQVVLSHEPYFNNEISLTPEGKDIPLKDEKKYNMYEMDYDQIRKYDVGSKFHKRYPGQQKYKAYKPLLSEVIDSVEAYVKLHKLPKPNYAIEVKTIRKGDLEFHPEPAEFSQLVMDVVVKKKMVKRAIIQAFDLRCLQYVHAHYPKVRTALMIDEKEDFENNIKDLGFSPTFYSPYAVLVGKGLVDRCHEAGIKIVPWTVNSLKDMEYMVGLGVDGIITDYPNLFGQLELPVK, encoded by the coding sequence ATGATGAAGAAATACTTACTGTTTGGAGTTGCTGTGTTATGTTTTATACAGGGTTATAGTCAGAGTTTTGATAAGCAGGGGCAAAGGGGAGCCAGGGGTTTAATGCCTGAGAATACTATTGGTGGTATGCTGAGGGCTCTGGATCTCGGGGTTACGACTTTGGGAATGAATGTAGTAATATCAAAAGATAAGCAGGTAGTGCTTTCTCATGAGCCTTATTTTAACAATGAGATCAGCCTTACGCCGGAGGGCAAGGATATTCCGCTGAAGGACGAGAAGAAGTATAATATGTATGAGATGGATTATGACCAGATCCGTAAGTATGATGTAGGGAGTAAGTTTCATAAGCGGTATCCTGGTCAGCAGAAGTATAAGGCTTATAAGCCGCTGTTGAGTGAGGTGATAGATTCGGTAGAGGCTTATGTAAAGTTGCATAAGTTGCCTAAGCCTAATTATGCGATTGAGGTCAAAACGATCCGTAAGGGTGATTTGGAGTTTCATCCTGAGCCGGCAGAGTTTTCACAATTGGTAATGGATGTTGTTGTGAAGAAAAAGATGGTCAAGAGGGCAATCATACAGGCTTTTGATCTCAGGTGTTTGCAGTATGTGCATGCGCATTATCCAAAGGTTAGAACTGCGTTGATGATTGATGAGAAGGAGGATTTTGAGAATAATATTAAGGATTTAGGGTTCAGTCCGACGTTTTATAGCCCGTATGCGGTATTGGTTGGGAAGGGGTTAGTGGATAGGTGCCATGAGGCGGGGATAAAGATTGTTCCGTGGACGGTGAATAGTTTGAAGGATATGGAGTATATGGTGGGGTTGGGGGTCGATGGTATCATCACTGATTATCCCAATTTATTCGGGCAGCTGGAGTTGCCTGTCAAGTAG